From the Flavobacterium galactosidilyticum genome, one window contains:
- a CDS encoding rhomboid family intramembrane serine protease, whose protein sequence is MNTILIAIIILNVLISYKGFNDLSFFRKYEFHVGSIRAGEQIRMLSSGFLHVDMTHLLFNIMTLWFFAPVVINYLGVFSFVLIYFGSLLFGSLLTLAFHKNDYGYRAVGASGAVTGVLYSAILLQPDMMLGIFFIIPMPAYLFGILYLLYSIYGMRAKNDNIGHTAHFGGAVGGYLITLIKEPTLLVEHTLMVVLLAIPIAALFVMQKMGKL, encoded by the coding sequence ATGAATACCATTTTGATAGCAATAATTATTTTAAATGTTTTAATTAGTTACAAAGGTTTTAATGATCTTTCTTTTTTTAGGAAATACGAATTTCATGTAGGAAGTATTCGTGCAGGAGAACAAATCAGAATGTTGTCATCCGGTTTTCTTCACGTAGATATGACTCATTTACTATTTAATATAATGACACTTTGGTTTTTTGCTCCAGTTGTTATTAATTATTTGGGTGTTTTTTCATTTGTATTAATTTATTTTGGAAGTCTACTGTTTGGAAGTCTACTCACGTTAGCTTTTCATAAAAACGATTATGGGTATAGAGCCGTTGGCGCATCTGGAGCAGTAACTGGTGTTTTATATTCCGCTATTTTATTGCAACCGGATATGATGTTAGGAATCTTTTTTATAATTCCTATGCCTGCTTATCTTTTTGGAATTCTTTATTTATTGTATTCAATATATGGTATGAGAGCTAAAAACGATAACATTGGTCATACGGCGCATTTTGGAGGTGCTGTAGGCGGTTATTTGATAACATTAATCAAAGAGCCCACATTATTGGTAGAACATACTTTGATGGTGGTTTTATTAGCTATTCCTATTGCTGCTCTTTTTGTGATGCAGAAAATGGGAAAACTATAA
- a CDS encoding SIMPL domain-containing protein: protein MKKALFMLSILFITISYGQEVKPTPQINVSGEGKVKVIPDEATIAVTVETKGNNAKDVKKQNDVKIEAVLKFIKKMNLSPADFKTQRVALNPQYDYEKKKHSYNATQTIEILLRDLSKYDELMDGLVDEGINRIDNVTFQSSKMAEYQSEARKLAIKEAKMKAEDYVSVLKQKVGPAFTITDNSQTYYPRPMFAAMKTMESSDMSAPRETLAAGEINITANVTVSFILY, encoded by the coding sequence ATGAAAAAAGCACTATTCATGTTGTCAATATTATTCATAACGATCTCTTATGGACAAGAAGTAAAACCAACTCCTCAGATTAACGTAAGTGGAGAAGGAAAGGTTAAAGTTATTCCAGATGAAGCTACTATCGCAGTAACTGTTGAGACTAAAGGAAATAATGCTAAAGATGTTAAAAAGCAAAATGATGTCAAGATCGAAGCTGTTTTAAAATTTATCAAAAAAATGAATTTGTCGCCAGCTGATTTTAAAACCCAACGTGTTGCATTGAATCCGCAATATGATTATGAAAAAAAGAAACACAGTTATAATGCTACACAAACAATCGAAATTTTATTGAGAGATTTATCAAAATATGATGAGTTAATGGACGGATTAGTGGATGAAGGAATTAATAGAATTGATAATGTAACATTCCAATCTTCAAAGATGGCTGAATATCAATCAGAGGCAAGAAAATTAGCGATTAAAGAAGCAAAAATGAAAGCCGAAGATTATGTTTCTGTTTTAAAACAAAAAGTAGGTCCAGCGTTTACTATAACTGATAATTCACAAACGTATTATCCCCGACCAATGTTCGCTGCCATGAAAACAATGGAAAGTAGTGATATGAGTGCGCCAAGAGAAACACTTGCAGCGGGTGAAATAAATATTACTGCTAATGTTACTGTTAGTTTTATTTTGTATTAA